TACCCACCACGTCTCAGCCTACCCCGGGAGAGTTTGAGGAGTATTACCGCCCTCTCATGGACCAAGGGGCTTCCATCATATCTATTCATATTTCCTCCCAGATGAGCGGTACCTTTCAATCGGCTAAGCTGGCCAAAAAGATAGTTGATTATGAAGATCTGGAAATTATTGATTCCCACATTGTGAGTGTGCCCCTGGCCATGATGGTAATTGCCTCTGCCCGGGCGGCCAAAGCAGGGAGAACCAGGGATGAGATATTGGAAATGATACGCGGAATGATGAAAAGCCAGCAGACGTACTTTGTGGTGGATACCCTGGAGTATTTGCAGCGTGGTGGGCGTATTGGTAAAGCGCAGGCATTTTTGGGAACACTGTTAAATGTAAAACCTGTGCTGCATTTGAAGGAAGGACTAATCCATCCGTATGAAAAGGTGCGGGGCAAGAATAAAGCACTAAACCGGCTAGTACAGGTGGCTGAAGAGAACTATAAGGATGACAAAGTATGGGTTTACCTCACCCACGGGAATGACCCGGAAACTCTTGATAAGCTGCGCCGCAAGGTGGAGGAAAAGTTGAACTGCACCGAAATATGGGAAAACCAGCTGGGACCCGTAGTAGGCACACACGTAGGCCCCGGATTGGTCGGCTTGGCTATATGTAAAGTAGATGGGATCATAGAATTTTAAAGATTTTGGGTCGGTACTCTCGGGTCAATTTTTAGACGGGATTAACGGGATTTATGGGATAAAAAACAAAGAGAAAGAAATTTAAAACCTTTGACAGGATTACAGGATATGCAGGATAGTAGGTCTAATACTATGGGTTAAAACATTAGCTGACAAAAACGAAAAAGTTTTAGTGTAAGCTTTATTAAATTTCATTATTAAAACAAATAAGTAAAAATAAGTATACATAAAAATAAAGACCTTATAGACAGAGCAAGCCAACCAACAAACCCAAAATCCTGTTGATCCTGTTAATCCTGTCAAAAAGAATACCCCAAAGAAATACATGCAACGCCTTTAATCCTTAAATCCCAATAATCCCGTAGATCCCGTCAAAAAATGGACCCCAAAGCTACAGCCCCAACAATTCACTTAAACAAAGGACGAGATATAATCATGCAGGACTACATAATTCGCGCCGTGGCCAAAAATGAACCGGTAAGGATCACAGCAGTTACCACCACTGGCGTAGTGGAAGAAGCACATAGAAGACACAAAACCTCCCCCGTAGCCGCGGCCGCATTAGGCCGCACTCTCACAGCAGCCCTGATGCTGGCCACCGAAATAAAGGGCAAGGACATACTAACCGTCCGTGTCATGGGTGATGGTCCCCTGGGAGCCATAGTTGCCTCCGCCGGCGGAAACGGCACTGTGCGCGGCTACGTGCAAAACCCCGAATTTGACCTGCCGCCCAACGAAAAAGGCAAACTACCCGTAGGGGCCGCTGTGGGACAAGGCACGC
The sequence above is drawn from the Bacillota bacterium genome and encodes:
- a CDS encoding DegV family protein, which produces MPEVRIVTDSTADIPGELAKKYNITVVPLKVFFGEEVFRDGVDLTPGEFFQKLESSTVLPTTSQPTPGEFEEYYRPLMDQGASIISIHISSQMSGTFQSAKLAKKIVDYEDLEIIDSHIVSVPLAMMVIASARAAKAGRTRDEILEMIRGMMKSQQTYFVVDTLEYLQRGGRIGKAQAFLGTLLNVKPVLHLKEGLIHPYEKVRGKNKALNRLVQVAEENYKDDKVWVYLTHGNDPETLDKLRRKVEEKLNCTEIWENQLGPVVGTHVGPGLVGLAICKVDGIIEF